A genomic region of Elephas maximus indicus isolate mEleMax1 chromosome 10, mEleMax1 primary haplotype, whole genome shotgun sequence contains the following coding sequences:
- the LOC126084201 gene encoding olfactory receptor 4F3/4F16/4F29-like, with protein MDGTNHSVVSEFVFLGLSNSWEKQLVLFVFFSMFYVASLMGNSLIMLTVNSDPHLHSPMYFLLANLSFIDLGVSFVASPKMIYDLFRKRKVISFSGCIAQIFFIHIIGGAEMVLLIAMAFDRYVAICKPLHYLTIMSPRICISFLLSAWTIGLIHSVVQLAFVVNLPFCGPNVLDSFYCDLPRFIKLACTDIYWLEFMVMANSGFISVGSFFILIISYIVIIVTVQKHSSAGLSKALSTLLAHITVVVLFFGPFIFFYTWPSSSTHLDKFLAIFDAVLTSFLNPIIYTLRNQEMKVAMWRACRQLVSYRKIS; from the coding sequence ATGGATGGAACAAATCACTCTGTGGTGTCAGAGTTTGTGTTCCTGGGACTGTCCAATTCCTGGGAGAAACAACTTGTCCTCTTTGTGTTCTTCTCCATGTTTTATGTGGCAAGCCTGATGGGAAACTCCCTCATTATGCTCACTGTGAATTCTGACCCTCACTTACACTCCCCCATGTACTTCCTGTTGGCCAATCTCTCCTTCATTGACCTGGGTGTCTCTTTTGTCGCTTCCCCCAAGATGATTTATGACCTTTTCAGAAAGCGCAAAGTCATCTCCTTTAGTGGCTGCATTGCTCAGATCTTCTTTATCCACATCATTGGTGGTGCAGAGATGGTGCTGCTCATAGCCATGGCCTTTGACAgatatgtggccatttgtaagcCTCTCCACTACCTGACCATCATGAGCCCACGAATATGCATCTCCTTTTTATTGTCAGCCTGGACGATTGGCCTTATTCACTCTGTGGTTCAATTGGCTTTTGTAGTAAACTTacccttctgtggccccaatgtgTTGGACAGCTTTTACTGTGACCTTCCTCGCTTCATCAAACTGGCCTGCACAGACATCTACTGGCTGGAATTCATGGTCATGGCCAACAGTGGATTCATCTCTGTGGGTTCCTTCTTCATACTGATCATTTCCTATATCGTCATCATTGTCACTGTTCAGAAACACTCTTCAGCTGGTTTATCCAAGGCTCTGTCCACACTTTTAGCTCATATTACTGTGGTAGTTTTGTTCTTTGGTCCTTTCATATTCTTCTATACATGGCCGTCTTCATCCACACACTTGGATAAATTTCTGGCCATCTTTGATGCAGTTCTCACCTCCTTCCTAAATCCAATCATCTACACATTAAGGAATCAAGAAATGAAGGTAGCAATGTGGAG